The nucleotide sequence GCGTGGCGCATATAGTTTCCATTTCAATCCATCTAACAAATACAGTTTCACAGCAATCGACCTATCGTTCTTAATGCCTAAATCATCAGCTATAGATATCGACAATATGCAAAGAGGCTTGGGTCCAAGGATTCTTTAAGACTGCTGAACATAGGCCCCAAAAACTCATTTAAATGTTCAGCCAATATCGGATCTACATTCTCAGGAGGGCAATGGACTGATGGAGTTCTTACTGGCGATGTATTATTTGTAGAATATCGCTTTCCAGCCTCGACAACGGCCTCTCTTGGAAATCTTAAGATTTCCTGTAATATGCCAATTTATCGATCAGGAATGTGGCCGGAGGTAGATAACTCAGAATCGATTAACTACTACGACGGCGTCAATACTCCATTAATTACAAGCTTAATGGTCGGACTTCTGACTGATATTAAACTAAAGATTGACCAGGTTAACTCTGATGGAGTTGTCGGCAACAATCCGCCAACTTCAATTAGAGATCAGGGTAATCTAAACATCCCGCTAGGCGGAATCTTTACCTTAAAGCTGTATGATGGTACCAACCCAATCAATGCGACATATAAACTGGTTGCCGGCACGGCCAGCCTCCGTCCAAAAATAGATAAGCCTGATGACATAAAGGTAGGGCTTTGGCTAGATCGTGTCGCCTTACTATTTAAAGAAGGAAATGCCACTTCTTCTCAGCAAATATTGGCAGTTCATAATGGCAGCCAGAAGTTAATAATTACTCCTACCAGCAATAAATATAGACCAATAACATTATTCTTGAATGTTGCGAATCCGAAGTCTCTTGGTACAGCAAGTGGACAATTTGATAGTATCATTCTGCAGTATGCTCATCTGCGCGGGATCCCCCCACAGTTTATTAAAGCGCAAATAAGACAAGAGTCAAATTTTGACCCAGCAGCCTTTAGGTACGAACCCGTCTCCGTTGATTTAGCCTTATTTGGGAAAAATCCGGTTCGAGACAAAACGAAAGAAAAGATATTTGGTAAATATATAATCGGGCCCAAAAGAGACCTCAAAGCGATACATATTGACCTTTTAAGACCCAGAAATCGATATGGAGTTTACTTGGGTTCATCACCAGTTCCGAGCGCCGTCCCGGCCAACTACGAAATGGAATACAACAACGGAAAATCTCTTCAAAGTACAGAATTGATGAGAATCAACAACGCGGGATACAAGGCAAAAAATAAGAATGAAACAACCTTTGAACGTCAAAACTGGTTTCTTGACCAAGGGAAAGTAGCCAAAGAGGAACTAATTCTTTTGAACTCAGGTCTTCGCGATCCGAATTCAAAATCGCGCTTTAGCCCCATTTTTGACTTTACTGCTCAAACAATCGTAGCTTCAAGCTACGGGCTAATGCAACCTCTTTATTCCACTGTAGCAAACAGAAAATTTGCAAACTATTTAAATGCAGATTCTACAGGAAGAAATCCGTTGGACTTATTCTCCCCTCCAACAAACCTGCAATACGGAACAACCTTCTTATCTTTCGTTTTCAGAAAATCAAATGGAAACGAGAATAAAGAAAAAGCTTCTTTTGACTCTTTTACCGTCTTTAGAGATGCTTGGAAAAGAGGATTCATAATGTACAACGCTGGCCCTTATATCACACGTATCGATATTTCGAGCACGTCTTCATATGGTGCCAAAGTCTGGTCACACATTTCAAAATATGAACCAGTTGCAGCTAATCCATTTGTATCCAAATAGGAGTACGAAGTGACTAATTTAATTTTAGCTTCAATCATACTATTGATCTCCCAGCATGCATCTGCGCTTGTCCCAGACAAGATCCTGAGTGCAAATATTCCTGCTACACTTACAAAAGACCCAGAAACAGGAGCCACTCGAACCATAAATGACGGGGTTGTGGCCGACCAATTGTCAGTCAAACTTGATGGGCCAACTAAGCTGCCTTATGACGTTGTGCTCCTGAAGACAACAACACTTGACTGCAGTTTGCTTGTTTTTAAAGAAGGTCCAAAAGGAAGTTTTAAAAAGTATCCAGTTACTTTCTCCACAAGCTCGTCCATTCACTCATGCTTATCCCTTGAAACAAAGGACTTTAACCAGGATGGGAAACCGGAAATAGTTGTTCAAATCCTTGATGGAAAAGAAGTCGGATCTCCCTCTATTTTTAGATGGGATGGAGCGAAGCTTATCGATTCAACTCCGACACAAACTTTAAATGGCGTTACGACTAAGAAGCTTCGATCCGTGCTAATCACCGACAAACCCGTCCAGGGTAAATTGATGATCTTCGATTACTCCAACGACGGCAGCCCTACCAAAGTATTCACTCTGACAGATAAAGGCCTGCAAGAGACCGGCTCCTATGATTCCATTAACATGGTTGGCAAAACAGTTTCAGGACTTTCCCTAAGGCCCTCCGTAAAGGACGGTAACTACACACTGACAATGACAAACGTTTCCAGCCATCAGCGTGCAGTAAGGGCGGAGATTTCTATTAACGGCAAAGTATTAGTTTTCCCAAAGCAGTTCTGCAAATCCCCAGCGCCTGCAAAACCTGATGCTGGCAAAGACGATCTTGATGACAAGAACGAAGATAAAATGAAGCGGTGTCTACCGAACAATACCGTCACATCATCCTTGAATCTGAAAAGAGAAGATGAACTGAAAATTAAGGTGTATGGAAGAGGCGACTCATTGATGCGTTTTACTTTGACTAAGAAGTAAACGGGCAAAAAGTCCAGCGATCCGCGTCACGCTTGCCACACTCAAAGCCCTTTTTAATCGATAAGGGCCCCCGGGCAGCTCACATTTGAATTTTTGAGGACATTGAGGCCCCCAAAAGGGGCTAAACTCATAAGGGAAATTTTATTGTCATGGGACCCCTTTTATGAGAACCAATTTAGATGTCTGAAAACAAAATTCGCAACGAAATTCATGTCTTTATCAACGGCGCTGAACACCGCATTTCTGGCGAAAAAGCCTTCCTTCCGCTAGCCCAGTATTTACGCTATCACAGCTCCCTTCCCGGAACGAAAGTGGTTTGCGCTGAAGGCGACTGCGGCGCCTGCACGGTGCTTTCGGCAAAACTTGAAAACAACACGTGGTCTGAATTCCAAGCCATCAATTCCTGCATCGCCCCAATGTACCTTTTCGACATGGGCTCACTGGTCACGGTGGAAGGCCTTTCTGAACAGGACGACTTAAGCGAAGTGCAAAACAAGATGCGCGAATTCCACGGTGGTCAATGCGGTTACTGCACGCCGGGGATGGTGTGTTCATTGTCTTCATTGGCAGAAAAAAGCGCGTGCTCTGGAAAAGCCATCACAGAAAAGAAAGCCCGCAACTTTCTGACCGGCAACCTGTGCCGTTGCACCGGATATGAACCGATTCTGGCGGCTGCGACAAATCTGGATCTTTCAAAATGGAAATCCCTTTCTGCCAAGTATCTGACAGACAGTCAGAAAAAACAGTTCCAGTCACTGGCCTCTGATTCTTTGATGATTGAAGCGGGCGCCAAGAAATTCACCGCCCCGGCGAACTTCCAGGTGGCGACCGAGCAAAAATCCAAATCCCCACAAACTCGTCTGGTGGCTGGCGCCACCGATCTGGGCGTTTTGCACAACAAAGGCAAAGCCTTCATGGATGACGTGATGAGCTTGCACAAGATCACTGACACCAGTGAAATCAAAATGACCGCTGACGGTGTCTGGGTCGGTGCCCGCGTCACCCTGACAGCACTGGAAAACTTCCTGGAAAACAAACTGCCAGAGCTTTCCCGCCTATTGCGCATCTTCGCTTCACCGCAGATCAAAAACCAAGGCACTCTGGTTGGTAACGTCATGAACGGCTCCCCGATTGGTGACAGCATCCCCGCGCTTTTGGCACTGGATGCAGAAGTTCATTTACAGTCCACCAAGGGTCTTCGCAAAGTGGCTTTGCCAAAGTTTTACAAAGCCTACAAAGTCTTTGATGTGACTGCGGATGAAATTGCCACTGGCATTCTGATCCCGGTGCCGGGACTGGAATGGAAGTCCAAGTTCTTTAAAGTGTCCCTGCGTAAGGACCTTGATATCTCTGCGGTGACCTTTGCCGCTTTGGTAAAAGTCGATGGCAATACCATCAGTGACGCTCGCATCGCCATGGGCGGTGTTGGTCCGACGGTGGTTCGATTAAGTGACATCGAATCCGCAATGAAGGGTCAGCCTTTCAGCGAGGATACTTTCACCCGCATGGGCGAAAAAGTGCGCACTCTGATCAAGCCTATTTCAGATCTTCGCGCCACAGATGAATACCGCCTGAAGGTCGCCGAGAATTTATTCAAGAAATGCCATATTGAACTTCAACAGGAAATGACAGCATGTCCGTAGGTCAAAACATCCCCCATGATTCTTCCCGTGGCCACGTCACTGGTGGCAGCGTCTTTATCGACGACCGCCCGATGATGGCGGGCGAAGTTCTGGTATTGCCAGTGGGTGTACCCGCTGCTGCCGGTCGCCTGAAATCAGTTGATTATTCCCAGGCCCTGAAATGCCGCGGCGTTTTAGCGGCCTTCACGGCCAAAGACCTTCACCACAATTCGTGGGGCACGATTGTTCCAGAACAACCGGTTTTAGTTGCTGACAAGATCGGTCACTATGACGAACCGGCCGTACTTTTAGTCGGCACTGACATGGAAGACCTGTTGCGCGCAAAAAAACACGTGCAATTTGAAATTGAAAAAGACAACGGTGTATTCACCATTGATGAAGCCATTAAACTGGATCGTTTTATTTATAAAGCCAACGCCTTCAAAGTTGGCGACGCCGATGCGGCGATGGCCAAAGCCCCGCACCGCCTTAAAGGCGCCTTTGAGTGCGGCGGTCAAGAGCACTTCTATCTTGAATCCAACGCCTGCATCGCCTACCCAATGGAAGACGGTCAGATCGAAGTTCACGCCAGCTCCCAGCACCCGACCGAAACCCAGCACGTGGTGGCTGAAGCCTTGGGCCTGAGCCTGCATGAAGTCGTCTGCATCGTTAAACGCATGGGCGGCGGCTTTGGCGGTAAAGAAAGTCAGGCGGCCCCGTTTGCGGCGATGGCAGCACTGGTGGCAAGTAAAATGAAACGCCCGGCTCGTTTGTGTTTGTCGAAAGACGACGACATGATGATGACCGGAAAACGCCACCCATTTAAGAACTACTACGAAGTGGGCTTTGATAACGACGGCCGCATTCTTTCCTTAAAGGCGCATCTTTATGCCGATGGGGGTGCTTACGCCGATCTATCTAGCTCAATTCTGGATCGCGCCATGTTCCACATTGATGGTGCTTACTATCTGCCAGCCGCTCACATTGAAGGTTCGGTGGTTCGTACCAACCTGTATTCCAACACCGCTTTCCGTGGTTTCGGTGGTCCGCAAGGGACCATGACCATTGAAAGCATCATCGAAGACATGGCCCTGCACTTGAAAAAAGATGCCTTGGCCATCCGCGAGCTGAATTGCTATCAAAAAGAACATAACAACGTGACCCACTATGGTCAGGCCCTGGGACACAACCCCCTGCCCGAACTTTTTGCCGACCTTAAAAAGTCATCAGACTATGATAAGCGCCGTCAGGAAATCGACGCTTTCAATGCCAGCAGCAAAACTGCTGTGCGGGGCTTGTCCATGACAGCCACCAAGTTCGGCATCGCCTTCACCGCGCGCTTCCTGAACCAAGGAAATGCTTCAGTGAACGTTCATAAAGATGGCACCGTGCAAGTTTCCACCGGCGCCACCGAAATGGGTCAGGGTGTGAACACCAAAATCCAGCAGGTCGTGGCTCACGCCTTTGGTATTCCTGCCAACGACGTCAAAGTCATGGCAACCTCGACTGAGAAAAATCACAACACTTCACCAACGGCGGCTTCCAGCGGATCTGACATCAACTGCGCGGCAGCCTTGAAGGCCGCCGTCGGCATTCAAAAACGTCTGGCGTGGTTGTTCCAGAACATCATGGCTGGCACGCCGATGAATGATATCGCGGAATGCCCGCCTTTGGACGAATCCCAATTGAAGTTTGAAGAATTCCATTTTGAAAACGGACTTCTGACCCATAAGCCTTCCGGAAAATCCATGACTTGGCTGGACGCGATCAAACAAGCCTACTTCAACCGTCTGTCATTGGGCGAATACGCTCACTTTAAAACCGAAGGCCTTGGCTTTGACAAAAAGACCAGCCAGGGAACTCCATTTAAATATTTCACCAACGGTGTTGCCGTCAGCGAAGTGCAGGTGGATCTGTTCACCGGTGAATACAAGGTTCTTCGCACCGACATTCTGATGGATCTGGGCCGTCGAATTAATCCGGGCATTGACAAGGGTCAGGTCACGGGCGCGTTCGTTCAAGGCATGGGCTGGGTGACTTCAGAAAAGCTTTTCCACAATAAAGATGGAAAGCTTTTGAGCCACTCCCCGACCACTTATAAGATCCCGAATGTGCAGGACACACCAAGGGTCTTTAATGTGGAATTCATTGAAAACCACGAGAACCGCGAAAACGTCCACCGCTCTAAAGCCGTGGGGGAGCCGCCGTTCTTGTTGGGGATCAGCGTATGGACTGCATTGAAAGACGCCGCCAATGCCAAAAGCAAAGGTCTGATTTCTGCCCTGAAGTCCCCGGCCACCCCGGAAGAAATGCTGATGGAGATCGCCCGTCATGAGTAAAATGAACTTTGAAGACTATCTATCCGCGATGAAGTCCCTGCAGAACTTGGGAAAATCCTTTGTCAGCGTGACTCTGGTAAAACAAATAGGCTCGTCCCCGCAGGAAGTGGGAGCTCGCGCGCTGGTGTCGGCTGACGGCCTTGAATTTGGCACGGTCGGCGGCGGTAAAGTTGAAAAACGCGCCATCGAAGAAGCCCAGAAGATGATCCGCGAAAAGACCCATCACCACTATGCCGACTGGAATCTGCAAAAAGATATCGGCATGACCTGCGGTGGTGTTGTCAGCTTCTTTTTTGAATTCTTTGAATACAATCACCCGTTCAATATCTGGGTGTTCGGTGCCGGACACATTGCCCAGGAACTGGTGCGCCTGTTGATGCGTCTGGATTGCAAGATCACTTGCGTGGACCCACGCCAGGAATGGATCGAAAAACTTCCGACCTCTGCCCGACTGAAAACTCTTTGCACTGACGACATGAAGGGTCTTGTTGCCGGCATCCCGGAAAAGTCCTTTGTGACTTTGATGACAATGGGGCACGGCACAGACTTGCCTATCTTGGTGGAGGTCATGAAACAGCGCGATCGTTTCAGTTATGTCGGCAACATCGGCAGTGATCAAAAAGCCCGCCGACTGCGCCAGGACCTGATTGATGCCGGCATTGCACAAGAGTCACTCGACAATTTCCACTGCCCTATGGGAGAAAGCTTCGGCACGAATGCGCCAGTGGAAATTGCCTTCAGTATTGTGGCGCAGATTCTAAAAACAAGGGATTTGGTTCTATGAGCTTAAACAACAAGAAAACCCAGAAGATTGCAGCCGACCTACTGCCAGTCCGCCTGTCGCAGGCGCGCGGCGATGGTACTTTGGATTTGCTGATCACGAATGTGCAGATGCTCGATGTGATCACGGGTGACATCTATCCGACCTGCATTGCCATTGGTGGCGAACATATCGTCGGCGTGGGCATGGAATATCAAAGCCAGTCCGCCCGCCGCATCTGGAATGCAGAAGGTGCTTTTGTGACCCCGGGCTTTATTGACGGTCACTTGCATATTGAATCCTCGATGATGTCGCCTTTTGAATTTGAAAAAGCGACATTGCCATTGGGAACCACCACAGCGATCTGTGATCCGCACGAAATCACCAACGTACTGGGCGGCAAAGGCTTTAGCTGGTTCTTGCGTTCTTCCGAACTGATGCACCAGAATCTTTTTGTACAGATGTCTTCCTGTGTTCCGGCCCTTCCGGGTTTTGAAACCACGGGCAGTGATTTCCCCCTGGAAGAAATGAAATCCTTCAAGGATCATCCGTCCGTTTTGGGTCTGGCGGAAATGATGAACTTCCCGGGCGTGATTCATGCCGATAGGGATGTTCTGGCTAAAATTGAAGCCTTTGATGATCTGAACATGGATGGCCATGCACCCCTTTTGCGCGGCAAAGCCTTAAATGCTTACCTGCTGGCGGGAATTCAAAACTGCCACGAAACGGTGACTTTGGAAGAAGGCCGCGAAAAACTGCAAAAAGGCATGGGCCTGATCATTCGTGAAGGCAGCGTTGCAAAGAACCTGCGCACCCTGGCTCCGCTGGTGAATGAGTTCTCGTCACCACAATGCCTGCTTTGCACAGATGATCGCAATCCTTTTGAAATTGCGCACGAAGGTCACATCAACTACCTGATCAAAGAACTGATCAACAAACACGGCGTGGCCGTGCATGTGGCGTACCGTCTGGCGACTTATTCCGCCGCGCGCCACTTTGGTCTGAAACGTCTGGGACTGGTGGCTCCGGGCAAGAAGGCCGATCTGGTCTTCTTGAAGGACTTGAAAGCTGTCGACATTCAAGAAGTGATGATCGGTGGTAAGTTTGTTTCTGAATTAAAACTTCAGGATTCATTGCAGGAAAAACTGCAGACGTCCCAACCGCCTCTTGAAAACACCATGAAGCGCGCGCCGTTGACGGAAAAAGAACTGACTCTGAATCTGCTGCCGGGTGTTTACAACGTGATTGAAATCGTGCCTCACGAAATCATCACTCAACATCTGACCGTTGCTTTTGACGGAAAGAACTTTGCTGAAAGCGATGTTCTTTACATGGCCAACATCGAACGTTATGGCAAAGGTTTGCCTCCGGCTCTGGGCCTTGTAAAAGGCATGGGGCTAAAAAGCGGTGCCTTGGCCAGCTCGGTGGCCCACGATTCACACAATATCATGGTCATCGGCACCAATCCGGCAGATATGGTCCTTGCTGTGAATACTTTGATCAAAACTGGTGGCGGCTTTGCCGTGGCTGATCAGGGTGAAATCAAAGCTTTGGTGGAACTGCCGATCGCAGGTCTTCTAAGTCTAAAGAGCGCTGAAGAAATCAAAGATGGTATCGCGGACCTTAAAACTGCCTTCCGATCCTTGGGAGTCCATTTAGATGAGCCGTTTATCCAAATGGCGTTCCTGGCTTTGCCAGTGATTCCGACATTGAAGTTGACCGATCGTGGGTTGGTGAATGTCACAAACTTCAGCTTCATTCCATTGCAAGTTGAGGCTTAGGTCCTTGAAGCAATTACTCAAAAGCCCCTTTCTGACAGAACGGGGCTTTTTCTTCTCGACAGTCCAGCAAATTCCGTGATTCATTCGGGGTGATTTCTTATCAGGAGGTCATCATGTTTGAAACATTATGCGCGATGCTTGTGCCCTTTTGCATTCAAGCTTCGGATCCTGCAACCGACAGCTTAAAAAGTTACAATATTGATCCCAACAGCATCACCATTTCCGGTGTTTCCTCGGGCGGCTTTATGGCCGTGCAGATGGATGTGGCGTATTCGTCGGTGTTTTCCGGGGCCGGGGCCGTTGCGGGTGGTATTTACTGGTGTTCTGAAGGCGAATCCAAAAAAGCCCAGTCCCAGTGCATGGGAAATCCTGACAAGATCGACAGCCGCCTGATGATTGAAAAGGCGCTTGAGCTTTCTTCCCAAGGCGCGATTGATTCCCTCGAAAACCTCAAAGATCACCGCATCTATATTTTCGCCAGCCCCAAAGATTCCGTGGTGAAGCTTGGCAATAGCGACAAGCTGATCGAATTTTACGAAAGCTTTGTTCCTAAAAATCAAATTCATCGCGTGACCCCTCCGGAAACCGCTCACGGCTTCCCGACTCTGTCCAGTGGTGGCCCCTGTTCCATGGCGGCCCTGCCGTGGCTTTTGAAATGCAACTTTGATACGGCCGGTGACATTCTGTCGCATATGTATACGGATTTAAAACCGCGCGGGACAGCCGTGGTGGAAAATCTGCACAAGTTTCAACAGACAGATTTTGGGGACAGCAAGACACCGCTTTATCGCGATGGCTGGATCTATGTGCCCGAAGCTTGCGAAAAACGAGCTTCCTGCAAGTTGCACGTGGCCTTGCATGGCTGTCAGATGAATCCGGATTTTATTCAAGACAAGTTTGCCACACAGGCTGGATACAATGACTGGGCTGAAAGCAATAACATCGTTGTGCTGTATCCGCAGTCGGCCCGCGACAGCCGCGGAAATCCTTATGCATGCTGGGATTGGTTTGGCTTCACCGGACCTGATTACGTCAGTAAATCCGGTGCACAGATGTCGGCTCTGATGAAAATGATCGAGCGCGTGCGCGGACTTTAATCCGCGCTTTCCGGGAACTCGGGTTCTTCCACGTTTCTCATATGATCTGCCAGGCGCAGCAGGGAATGCAACAGTTCGCTGCGCAGTGGTTCTGCAATTTGCAGTTCATCAAATGCCTGCACCATGCATATCATCCACTGATCGCGCTCGGACTTTCCGATCTTGAACGGAAAATGGCGCATACGCAGTCTTGGATGCCCGTATTTTTCCACGAACAATCCCGGGCCCCCCAGCCAGCCGGACAAAAACATAAACAGCTTTTCCTCGGACCCTTGCAGGTTCCCCGGATGCATGTCGCGAATGCCTTTGGCTTCAGGAAGGTTGTTCATGATCTCATAGAATCTTTTGCACAGTTGGCGCAGGACCTGTTCGCCACCCAGCAATTCGTAGGGTTTTTTCTCTTCAGACATTACAAGAACTTACTACTCCCGGACCAAAGTGGCAACTTGCTTCAAGTTGAGACATCTTGAGACTTAATTGAGCGCGAGATTTCTTCAGATTCCCTGTGAAAAAGCCGATAAATTCGTACACGCCGTGGAGTCTAAGTTCATGAAAAAATTAAATATTCAGCACGTCACTTCGATCCTTTCCATGCTCTTCTTTTTGAGCGCCTGTGATCGTATGGCTGTGGAAGACAGCAAAGTTTCTTTGAAGCTTCCCAAAACAGTTTCCGGAAAAGCCGGTGCCCAATCCGTTTCAACACTGAAGCATATTGCCGTGCAAGTCACCGCTGCGGATATGGCCGAACCCGTGACTTTGATTTTGGATTCCCACGACAGTCAGGCACTTCCCTCTGAAGTGACCCTGGAAATCCCATCTGGCAATAACCGTCTGATTCAAGTGCTTGCGGCGTACGGCACCGGAAGCAACGACGACAATGCGATCATCTACTATGGCGATGTGACAAAAACTTTGATCGGTGGAACTGATACTGCGGATGTGCCGTTGGATAATCTAAGCGGCACTCTGCCTGAAGAGGAAGGTCGCATTTACGGCCGTTATCTGACGGCTGCGAATCAGGGGCCGTCCGGCGAATTAAAAATGGTGTACCGCCCTGCTGGCAAACCCGGCATCGTGGTGGACCGCCGCTTCATTCTGGGTGGCTGGTTTGAAGCCACCGTTTTCAAAAATGTGGCTGTCGACTATGTTCTGCCTGATGGATCTCTGCTGGGAAATCAGTGGACTGTTGAGTCCCTGCCGGTTTCCAAACACCTGCTGCGCCTTCGCATGCCCGCCCATTCAGAAAGAAAATGGGAAAACAACACGAACAACTGGCGTGACCGCGGGGTTGAAAACAAATTTCTTGGATTCTTCGCCGCGCAAACATCGCTGTTGGATGATAAAAAAGTCTGCTCATTCAGCAAAACCAGCAAGAACAATGGTGATGTCTATTTCGGCAACAAGTACCTTGGCCCATCAATCCTGAATGTAATGCCAATTAAGGCTTTCTTTACCGGCACAACACCGCAGACTTCTGCAAACTTTGCTTCAATCATCGGGGGCATGGATATCAGCGCCTGCTCCACCCTGCCGTTAACAGAGGAATTCAGCCGTTATCTTGTTCTGGACAACTCCAATTATGGCAATGAATTGTGGGAATCGTTCGAAGGCCTTTCCGGTTATCGCGGCGGACAGGCCGCTTTCAGGGAAAAATCAATGGATGGTTTGACGACCTATCGTAACACCGTCAAGCAGGGGGCAAATTCCAACGGCCCTTACTTCGAGGTTTCGCTTTTGCCAGGCCTGAAAGATTCGATTACCAGCTACCAAATTTACAAAGCCACTCAAGGTAGTTATGCCCCGATGGGTTATGACAACCGTTGTGAGCCCTCTGAACTGTCCAAACAAGGCTGGATACTTCTCAGAACAAATGCCCTGCCGGCGGGGGCCGGTGACTTCGTCCGCTTCACGCCTGGTAACATTGGCTTCACTCTGGATCCATACACCAGTTATATGCTATGCCTGAGCAAAAACAATATCCCCTTAGGTTCGCAGATTCCGTTCGGCAGTTGGGCCTTTACTGCGTCCCCACCTGAAGGCATGAATCTGATCCTGGCGGGGAATCAGTTCAATCAAAGCTCTCAGCCAGTGGTTCATGAATGCCGTCGTATCGAAGTGGCTCTGACCACCCCTCAGGGGAACATCGTGAATGCCAACGGGGTCACAGCGACTCTCAGCGCACAAGGCCAAGCTGTACTTTACACGGATGCCACCTGCAGCACTACGGCCGCCTCTTCATTAAGTATTTCATTGCCGGCTGGAACTCACTTCACCTCGGTCTACACTAAAAGTGCCACGCCCCTTTTATATAATGTCAGTATCGACAGCAACAGCGCAGGACTGAATCTGCCGCCGCCACTGCCTTTTTCAGTGGTGGATGCTCCAACAACTGTCAGCCACCTGGACATGGTGATGAATTCCTCCCAATGGTATTCAGGCACCCCTGCAGAAATGAAACTTTTCAAAAACGGATGTTTCCCAATGATGGTGCGCCTGACCAACGCCGGACTGTCCGTAGATACTTCAGGGACGGTGAATTTCGCCTGGTATAAACTGGATGGCACCACCGCCTACACTCCACCCACTGGCACTCGCCTGGTGAACAACTGCACCAGCAAATCCCCGATAAGCCAGCTTTCATATAGTAACTCGGCCATTGCAGAATTCGCCATCGAAGTCGGCGCTGAAATACCTGCGAATGCCTCTTTGAAAGCCGATGGCTTCGGATTTTCTGCAAAGATTGCCGTCAACAATTCTCCACTGGTGCACCATTTGGCGATCCGCCTTGCGGGTGGTTCCACTTCAACTCCGGCTGTTGGATCCTGTCAGGCTGTGGAATTTGTCGCCAAAAATGCATCTGATCAGGATGTCGCCGTTCCTGCCGGACAAGTTGTAAGCTTTATACCGACAACGATATACTATCCCGGCAGCTCTGGAACTCTGGTCGAGTTCTTTGACAGCAGCAGTTGCAGCTACAACTCAAATAACTACGGCATTGCTGCCGGTGAAAGTGTCAAGACCATATACATGAAGGCAAAAAGC is from Bdellovibrio bacteriovorus str. Tiberius and encodes:
- a CDS encoding group II truncated hemoglobin gives rise to the protein MSEEKKPYELLGGEQVLRQLCKRFYEIMNNLPEAKGIRDMHPGNLQGSEEKLFMFLSGWLGGPGLFVEKYGHPRLRMRHFPFKIGKSERDQWMICMVQAFDELQIAEPLRSELLHSLLRLADHMRNVEEPEFPESAD
- a CDS encoding extracellular catalytic domain type 2 short-chain-length polyhydroxyalkanoate depolymerase, which produces MFETLCAMLVPFCIQASDPATDSLKSYNIDPNSITISGVSSGGFMAVQMDVAYSSVFSGAGAVAGGIYWCSEGESKKAQSQCMGNPDKIDSRLMIEKALELSSQGAIDSLENLKDHRIYIFASPKDSVVKLGNSDKLIEFYESFVPKNQIHRVTPPETAHGFPTLSSGGPCSMAALPWLLKCNFDTAGDILSHMYTDLKPRGTAVVENLHKFQQTDFGDSKTPLYRDGWIYVPEACEKRASCKLHVALHGCQMNPDFIQDKFATQAGYNDWAESNNIVVLYPQSARDSRGNPYACWDWFGFTGPDYVSKSGAQMSALMKMIERVRGL
- the adeD gene encoding adenine deaminase, coding for MSLNNKKTQKIAADLLPVRLSQARGDGTLDLLITNVQMLDVITGDIYPTCIAIGGEHIVGVGMEYQSQSARRIWNAEGAFVTPGFIDGHLHIESSMMSPFEFEKATLPLGTTTAICDPHEITNVLGGKGFSWFLRSSELMHQNLFVQMSSCVPALPGFETTGSDFPLEEMKSFKDHPSVLGLAEMMNFPGVIHADRDVLAKIEAFDDLNMDGHAPLLRGKALNAYLLAGIQNCHETVTLEEGREKLQKGMGLIIREGSVAKNLRTLAPLVNEFSSPQCLLCTDDRNPFEIAHEGHINYLIKELINKHGVAVHVAYRLATYSAARHFGLKRLGLVAPGKKADLVFLKDLKAVDIQEVMIGGKFVSELKLQDSLQEKLQTSQPPLENTMKRAPLTEKELTLNLLPGVYNVIEIVPHEIITQHLTVAFDGKNFAESDVLYMANIERYGKGLPPALGLVKGMGLKSGALASSVAHDSHNIMVIGTNPADMVLAVNTLIKTGGGFAVADQGEIKALVELPIAGLLSLKSAEEIKDGIADLKTAFRSLGVHLDEPFIQMAFLALPVIPTLKLTDRGLVNVTNFSFIPLQVEA